The genome window AGCCGACGTGAGATCCGTAGGGAACCGGCATGAGATCCGTAGGGAGCCGGCGTGAGATCCGTAGGGAGCCGGCGTGAGATCCGTAGGGAGCTGGTGTGAGATCCGTAGGGAGCCAGCGTTCCCGCCGTCCCCAACAAAGGCGCTTTGTTCTCCCGGCAGCAGCACAACCTGACCCGGGCGATGGTGTTTTGCTGACCCTGGGACAGCTCCTCGCACAAGGCCTCGGCTCTCCGGGCTCCTCCGGGTGTCCGGCTCCGGGATCCCGCGGGTTCCTTCCCCACGGATGGTTTATCCAGAGGCAGGAGCCGGGAGGAGGTTCCCGTCCCGCTCTCGCGCCGTGGGAGCCGTGTGGGAGGAGAACCCGGGCACGGAGCAGAGCCACGGAGTCgtggggtggtttgggttggaaagggcctCAAAGATGATCCAGTTCCAGCCCAGAAGCCGGGACAGGGATTGGGATGTGGAGGAGTCTCCCCGCAGGGTTTGCCCCGACTCTGCTCGGCCCCGGAGTTTTTGTCATCCCCCAATCCCCGGGAAGCTGCAGGTCGGGGCTCCTGGATCTCCTGGAGCCCAGTTGAGGAACCGGGATTTGGGGCCATCCAGGGCTCTGCTTCCCCCCCGAGGATCCAACAGAAGGGCTGGAGGCTCCTGAGATCCCATCTCATAACTGTTGGTCCTCGAGGCATCTTGGAGAACATCCAGTGCCTCAGTTGGACCTTCCCGAGGGTCCTTCTTCCCTGAAAAAGCCTCCCACCCCAATTTAGGACTTCCAGGAGCACCAGGCTGGGACTGCCCGTGGATGTGCTCAGCCCCTCCAACCCCCAGCACGTTCCGGTGCCGTGGGGGTGGATCCCCCCATCCCGGTGGCATCAGGCCCCCCAATCCCACTGCAGGACTCACTCCATGGATTCtcaccttctcctgctgctccagggggaGTTCCCAGCTTCGGGAAGGGTTTGGAAGTGGATGAGGAGCGACCACCTCGATCCCTTGGGTTCTCTGCACAGGAAAGGAAGACTTCCCACTCCTGTGGAGAGGGATCTCCCGGGAATGGCCGTTCAGTCATGGAGACAAACCACCCCTTGGTCCGGGAGGCCTCTGGTGTGCtccatgtttgttttcatgcaCTTGGAAGAGCTCCTTGGCCTGATGGTGACACGAGTCACCCAGAGCTGGGTGAAAGGGGTCCCGGCATCccaaggagttgggaggggaaagggaagttgggagggagggggtggagcacagggaaaaggCACCTCTGGCCCAAGGTGGTGATGACGTGGTGATGGGAACCCAGTGTTCCCATCACACCCAGCAGGGAGAGCCAGGCAAACATCTTGGAGCAGGCCTGGAGTAAGAGGTGGGAACTCTTCCAGCTCCACGTGGCCGTGGcggggtgggaaggggtggCCCCGTTTCCATCCCAGCTCTTTAATCTTTGGGAGTCACCACAAACCCCGCGTCACGCCGAGACACTGCGAGGCTCCCTCTGTTCCCGGGGCGCCGGGAACGTCGGTGTGACTCCCCCGTCCCCCCGTTAACTCTCCAAACTTCCTTGCAGCCCCACCAACGAGGAGCGTTTGGAGTTCCAGCAGGGCCTGTACAGGACGGACGCCCGGAGCGCCCTGGAGCTGCGGAACATGACGGTGTCCGGCGGCCTGTCCTGGGACGGCGACGGGAGGCAGGAAAGCACTTTAGAGAGACTCTCCGGCCCCAAGGACTCCAAGGAGGCGGCGTTTGCCGGGGAGCCCCGGGGGGCGGATCCCGAGCAGCTGGAGAGCGACTCGGAGGGGCCGGAGGGCGGGAGGGCGGCGGCGGAGACGACGCCGGGTCCTCGCGCCGCCGAGGAGAAATATCTCAGAAACGAACCAAAGCAACTCGAAGGGCTCGGCAGGGAGCACCTGGAGAAAGGCAGGAGGGGAGTCCAGAGGGTCGACTGGATTCCCAGGCCCAACAGGAGCCCGAGCCCTCCCTACAAAGAGGTAACCAAGCCGACAGATGTAGCAACCAACCTGCCCTTCCGGGACCAGGCCGTGCGCGAAGTGCCTCCTCCGCTGCCCCCGCCGGTGTTCAGGAAAACGCTCAACCCCGTCCTGGGCAAATCCAAAGCCCTGGAGGGCTCCTCGTCCCACAGGAAGGGGCTGGTGGTGGACTCGGACGTGGCTGAGGTGGCCCCGCTCTCGACGGCCGAGTGGATGCTGCAGAAGCCGAGTCTCCAGCTCGGCGCCGACCTGGCCGTGGGCAAACAGTCGTGGACGGTGAACGCCGAGGACTCGGTGGAGCGGGTGCCGCTGATGTCCCTGGACCCCGCTCCCTGCAGCTCCTACGACGTGGAGATGAGGCCCTACGTGTGCAGCGtcctgctggaggagcagggcaaGGAGGAGCTGGGCCAGGAGGAGGATCCCTCGGTCTACACCTGCATCGAGTGCAGCATCTACTTCAAGAAGAAGGAGCACCTGATGGATCACATGCTCCAGCACAACCGCGGGCCGGGCAGGGACCAAGACGGGGACGCCCTGGGGGGGCAGCGCCAACTGTGCTGCAGCGAGTGCGGGTGGGCCTTCGGGGACCCCGCGGcgctggagcagcacaggaggcTCCACCAGGAGTCGCGGGAGAAGATCATCGAGGAGATCCAGAAGCTGAACGAGTTCCCGGACGAGGGCCGGGAGGCGCGGCTGCAGTGCCCCAAGTGCGTCTTCGGCACCAACTCCTCCAAGATCTTCGTGCAGCACGCCAAGATGCACGTCAAGGAGAGGAAGGACCAAGGGGCCAAGAGCTCTTCGGGGCTCTTCGGCAGCGCGGGCGGCGGGGAGAGCCAGGACGGCCCCGCGCGCGGCCTCTACAAACGCTTCAGGGCCAACGAGCACCCGGCCCTGCCGGCGCCGGCGCCGCCCCACGGCAGCGCCAAAGGGCTCAGCGTCTGCGTGCTCTGCGGCTTCCCGGCCCCCAACGAGCACATCCTCAAGGAGCACATGAGATACGCCCACTCCCACCTCTCCTGGGAGGCCGAGGCCTACGAGGACGATCCCAACCAGCCGGGCACCAGCAGGGATGCCTAcagccccgcccggcccggccgcttCCCGGAGGCCGAGTATTTCGGCAAAGCCGACCGGCTCTTCCCCCCCGCGCCCCGGGAAAGCGCCGCCCACTACGACCCCCCCCACGGCTTCGCCCTGGCCCAGCCCCGGCTCGACAGGAGCAATGGGGCCGCCAAAAAGGACTACCAGGCCTCGGGCTTTCACGCCAGGAAGGCGGCCCCGTTCACCGCCCCGCACAAAAACCTGGGGCTGTCCGGCTTTCCCTCCGCCAGGGCTTATTCCCAGTTcgctctgcagcagctgaagaagaaaGCGGCGGCTCAGCACCTTGAAGGAGACGGCGACGGCCTCCGGAGCCACCCcggggggctggaggagctccGGCAGAAGTGGATGTTGGGCGGCGACGGCGGGAGCGCGGAGGAGGAGATCCCGGTGGGCACGGAGGTGGATTTGGGCGAGAGCAGGGCCCCCAGAGCCGTCACCATCCCTCAGGCTGCCTTGGACCTCAAGAGGACGTTCAGGGACACCCTGAGGGCCACGGACTCGTCGGTGGCGtcggaggagcagcagcagcagctgaggatgATGGTccccctggtcctgctggaggAGGTGAACCTGCACCCCAAGGCGGCCAAGCGGCCGCGGGGGAAGGCGTTCAAGAGGAAGGCGACGCTCCCGCCCCGGGATTTCGTGATGGAGGAGCCCCTTCCCTTGGACGTGCTGCTCTTGGACGCTCCCCTGGAGGGTCCCCTGGAGCTCGACGACCTGCTGGACTCCGACGCCGGCATGTTGAAGAACGAGGAGAGGAAGTGTCCCTACTGCCCCGACCGCTTCCACAACGGCATCGGGCTGGCCAACCACGTGCGGGGCCACCTCAACAGGGTGGGCGTGAGCTACAACGTCCGGCACTTCATCTCGGCCGAGGAAGTGAAGGCCATTGAGCAAAAGTTTTCCTtccaaaagaagaagaaaaaaggtagtATGTATTCAATTCAGCCTGTTTCTGTTCTCTGGGGTTGCTCTCGGGGTGTTCTCCTCCCGCCCGGGACCGGGTACGTATGGTGCGGTGCTGGGCTGAGCCGTTGGGCGTTCGGTGGCCAGGGGGGCGACCGACACCCTCTGTCCCCCCTCTTAGAGGCCTGACCCGGGGGTTCAGTGCTACCCCTGACTCTCTGTCCTTCCTCGCAGTCGCCAACTTCGACCCGAGCACCTTCAGCCTGATGCGCTGCGAGTTCTGCGGCGCCGGCTTCGACACGCGGGCGGGGCTCTCCAGCCACGCCAGGGCCCACCTGCGGGACTTCGGCATCACCAACTGGGAGCTCACCATCTCGCCCATCAACATCCTCAAGGAGCTCTTGGCCAACTCCTCGGAGCACCCGCTGCTGCAGGCGGCGCTGGGGGCCGAGCCCTCGTCGCCGGGCCGGGACAGGGACGCGCTCGGCGCCTTCGCCCCCCGCAAGAGCGTCACCCCCATGGCCCCgctgtctcccttccccccaacCTGGGGAGAGGAGCCCCTGCAACCCTACAGAGACGGTGAGTGGCCCCCGAAAGGCTCGTGATCGCCCCCAGCCCCGTGGGGaggggttgggttgggttgggttgagTTGGGTTGGGTTGAGTTGGGTTGAGTTGGGTTGGGTTGAGTTGGGTTGGGTTGAGCTGGGTTGGGTTGAGTTGAGTTgagttgggttgggttgggttgggttgggttgggttgggttgagTTGGGTTGGGTTGAGTTGGATTGAGTTCGGTTGGGTTgagttgggttgggttggggcGAGCTGGCGTCGGTCGCTGCGTCGTTGTCTCTCTGTGCCCTCTGGGGTCTGAGGTGGTGTGGGAGTGGGTGGTGGAGGCGGTGGCAGGTGGAGGAGCCTGACAGTGCCACCACCTCCTGAGGGGTCCCGTCCCTCACCGTGGCTGTTGGGGCTTCGTGCTTTGGGAAGCGCCGCGTTCAGGAACGAGGTTTCCATCGGGAAACCCCTGAAGCTTCACCCccttggggaagggaggaaggtgTGGTCTGGGGTCCAGTCCAGCCAAGACAGGACACAACCTCTGCCTTGGGGGTCCATGTTCCCCCCCCGGGTGTGTTGGTACCGTGGGGGAAGCTTGAGGGGTCCTTCCCGAATGGATTTGGGTCTGAGCTGGTCCCTCTCCCTCAGCACCGTTCAAACAGGATCagtccagagcagagcccatcCCAAACAGCTCCCAGGGCTCAAAACCCTGAGCTTGCACCAAAACCTGTGACCTGCTGTCTCCTCCCAAAGGCTCAAAACTTAAACCTGTTCTCCCAAAGGCTCAAAACTTAAACCCGTCCTCCCAAAAACTAAAAACTTAAACCCGAGCTCGCCCCAAAACCTGCAATGGGCTGTTCTCCAAAAGGCTCAAAACTTAAACCTGAGCTTGCACCAAAACTTGTGACCTGCTGTCCTCCCAAAGACTAAAAATTTAAACCTGAGCTTACCCCAAAACCTGCAATGGGCTGTTCTCCAAAAGGCTCAAAACTTAAACCTGTTCTCCCAAAAACTAAAAGCTTAAACCCGAGCTTGCCCCAAAACCTGCAATGGGCTGTTCTCCCAAAGGCTCAAAACTTAAACCTGTTCTCCCAAAAACTAAAAGCTTAAACCCGAGCTTGCCCCAAAACCTGCAATGGGCAAAGGCTCAAAACTTAAACCTGTTCTCCCAAAGACTAAAAACTTAAACCTGTTCTCCCAAAGGCTCAAAACTTAAACCTGTTCTCCCAAAGACTAAAAACCTGCTCTTGCAAGAGGAGAAGCCGCCCCCGACTCTGgaagcccttggagcagctcctcgTTGGGTTCTGCTCGGCCCAGTCCCGTCTCAGACCCATCCCTGCAGCCGTGATTGGAATGTCAGGGAGCTGCTAATCCCGGCTCTCCCGTGTGCTGGGACGCCCTGGAACGAGTCCTGAGCGTAATGAGGGCGAATTAAACcctgaacaaacccaaactcCTCGTTTTTAGCACATCAGCCCTTGGCAGAGGAGCGGCTGGGGAGGTCGATGCCAGCGGGAGGGTTTTGGAGGCTCTGCTTCGT of Chiroxiphia lanceolata isolate bChiLan1 unplaced genomic scaffold, bChiLan1.pri scaffold_49_arrow_ctg1, whole genome shotgun sequence contains these proteins:
- the WIZ gene encoding protein Wiz isoform X5 encodes the protein MERAVPDFSERQGDGGRALLMPPEPGHETFPAPQGEERRAAFLQDAKKTPETPTLSGTETELEEDAFYSAGELPTMSREGKGPPGVEDPDFFSSLSRQEPDVALEAHDVADEPDPALSGAVPAVAHRTELGPTNEERLEFQQGLYRTDARSALELRNMTVSGGLSWDGDGRQESTLERLSGPKDSKEAAFAGEPRGADPEQLESDSEGPEGGRAAAETTPGPRAAEEKYLRNEPKQLEGLGREHLEKGRRGVQRVDWIPRPNRSPSPPYKEVTKPTDVATNLPFRDQAVREVPPPLPPPVFRKTLNPVLGKSKALEGSSSHRKGLVVDSDVAEVAPLSTAEWMLQKPSLQLGADLAVGKQSWTVNAEDSVERVPLMSLDPAPCSSYDVEMRPYVCSVLLEEQGKEELGQEEDPSVYTCIECSIYFKKKEHLMDHMLQHNRGPGRDQDGDALGGQRQLCCSECGWAFGDPAALEQHRRLHQESREKIIEEIQKLNEFPDEGREARLQCPKCVFGTNSSKIFVQHAKMHVKERKDQGAKSSSGLFGSAGGGESQDGPARGLYKRFRANEHPALPAPAPPHGSAKGLSVCVLCGFPAPNEHILKEHMRYAHSHLSWEAEAYEDDPNQPGTSRDAYSPARPGRFPEAEYFGKADRLFPPAPRESAAHYDPPHGFALAQPRLDRSNGAAKKDYQASGFHARKAAPFTAPHKNLGLSGFPSARAYSQFALQQLKKKAAAQHLEGDGDGLRSHPGGLEELRQKWMLGGDGGSAEEEIPVGTEVDLGESRAPRAVTIPQAALDLKRTFRDTLRATDSSVASEEQQQQLRMMVPLVLLEEVNLHPKAAKRPRGKAFKRKATLPPRDFVMEEPLPLDVLLLDAPLEGPLELDDLLDSDAGMLKNEERKCPYCPDRFHNGIGLANHVRGHLNRVGVSYNVRHFISAEEVKAIEQKFSFQKKKKKGIANFDPSTFSLMRCEFCGAGFDTRAGLSSHARAHLRDFGITNWELTISPINILKELLANSSEHPLLQAALGAEPSSPGRDRDALGAFAPRKSVTPMAPLSPFPPTWGEEPLQPYRDVLAPEEDELVAMEVASPPPIPKKSSAQLDPPPPRIGTKLSPEPPGSKPEPQDTKAQSLTTCEVCGACFETRKGLSSHARSHLRQLGVAESESSGAPIDLLYELVRHKGKADGAPSLIPPLAKKSSASPKDPGAAPRPAALLALAKAERPPEGAVNKAIKSPPGFTKALAQPGSPVLKKVPPALGGSPSPKNPEEKSSKLALSPLPGSPTAAQWPQDEDGPLNLTSGSEPARDIRCEFCGEFFENRKGLSSHARSHLRQMGVTEWYVNGSPIDTLREILKRRRGGNPAGNPTGNPAGPKAVAKSLLGTLGPLEPRGPAELHIPALGKKVPPPGSPPGPSPTSSPPPTARKMFPGLSPPSLQKKLKPEQLRVEIKRELMAGGIHGEPHPSDRTWSPREEMSPLNLSSRADPVRDIRCEFCGEFFENRKGLSSHARSHLRQMGVTEWSVNGSPIDTLREILRKKSKPCLIKKEPLAPGLEPPKALGEDGMEPKPPAAPAGKVLPGLSLSPLGGRPGKPGGALALTPLGSKNPGAFLAPKRPLPDDRLGPHGESKHKAFGPPELPFKAKALHDKASSEACCELCGLYFENRKALALPYPISHIPYPISHLPYPI
- the WIZ gene encoding protein Wiz isoform X3; protein product: MERAVPDFSERQGDGGRALLMPPEPGHETFPAPQGEERRAAFLQDAKKTPETPTLSGTETELEEDAFYSAGELPTMSREGKGPPGVEDPDFFSSLSRQEPDVALEAHDVADEPDPALSGAVPAVAHRTELGPTNEERLEFQQGLYRTDARSALELRNMTVSGGLSWDGDGRQESTLERLSGPKDSKEAAFAGEPRGADPEQLESDSEGPEGGRAAAETTPGPRAAEEKYLRNEPKQLEGLGREHLEKGRRGVQRVDWIPRPNRSPSPPYKEVTKPTDVATNLPFRDQAVREVPPPLPPPVFRKTLNPVLGKSKALEGSSSHRKGLVVDSDVAEVAPLSTAEWMLQKPSLQLGADLAVGKQSWTVNAEDSVERVPLMSLDPAPCSSYDVEMRPYVCSVLLEEQGKEELGQEEDPSVYTCIECSIYFKKKEHLMDHMLQHNRGPGRDQDGDALGGQRQLCCSECGWAFGDPAALEQHRRLHQESREKIIEEIQKLNEFPDEGREARLQCPKCVFGTNSSKIFVQHAKMHVKERKDQGAKSSSGLFGSAGGGESQDGPARGLYKRFRANEHPALPAPAPPHGSAKGLSVCVLCGFPAPNEHILKEHMRYAHSHLSWEAEAYEDDPNQPGTSRDAYSPARPGRFPEAEYFGKADRLFPPAPRESAAHYDPPHGFALAQPRLDRSNGAAKKDYQASGFHARKAAPFTAPHKNLGLSGFPSARAYSQFALQQLKKKAAAQHLEGDGDGLRSHPGGLEELRQKWMLGGDGGSAEEEIPVGTEVDLGESRAPRAVTIPQAALDLKRTFRDTLRATDSSVASEEQQQQLRMMVPLVLLEEVNLHPKAAKRPRGKAFKRKATLPPRDFVMEEPLPLDVLLLDAPLEGPLELDDLLDSDAGMLKNEERKCPYCPDRFHNGIGLANHVRGHLNRVGVSYNVRHFISAEEVKAIEQKFSFQKKKKKGIANFDPSTFSLMRCEFCGAGFDTRAGLSSHARAHLRDFGITNWELTISPINILKELLANSSEHPLLQAALGAEPSSPGRDRDALGAFAPRKSVTPMAPLSPFPPTWGEEPLQPYRDVLAPEEDELVAMEVASPPPIPKKSSAQLDPPPPRIGTKLSPEPPGSKPEPQDTKAQSLTTCEVCGACFETRKGLSSHARSHLRQLGVAESESSGAPIDLLYELVRHKGKADGAPSLIPPLAKKSSASPKDPGAAPRPAALLALAKAERPPEGAVNKAIKSPPGFTKALAQPGSPVLKKVPPALGGSPSPKNPEEKSSKLALSPLPGSPTAAQWPQDEDGPLNLTSGSEPARDIRCEFCGEFFENRKGLSSHARSHLRQMGVTEWYVNGSPIDTLREILKRRRGGNPAGNPTGNPAGPKAVAKSLLGTLGPLEPRGPAELHIPALGKKKKLKPEQLRVEIKRELMAGGIHGEPHPSDRTWSPREEMSPLNLSSRADPVRDIRCEFCGEFFENRKGLSSHARSHLRQMGVTEWSVNGSPIDTLREILRKKSKPCLIKKEPLAPGLEPPKALGEDGMEPKPPAAPAGKVLPGLSLSPLGGRPGKPGGALALTPLGSKNPGAFLAPKRPLPDDRLGPHGESKHKAFGPPELPFKAKALHDKASSEACCELCGLYFENRKALASHARAHLRQFGVTEWCVNGSPIETLREWIRHRPHKAGAYRSYIQGGRPFSKKFRNSGHAREHRGGPLALQPPGVAFLGKGLPGELPHGDPGKVLDGPGERPLVTSPLSLVKLEEHQRSNISKFERRQARPLDAALHRGEEEGAEFQQKLEEPRPPPPRVRPVPSLVPRPPQTSLVKFVGNIYTLKCRFCEVEFQGPLSIQEEWVRHLQRHILDMNFSKADPLRSEAPAPPEPPALAEAQ
- the WIZ gene encoding protein Wiz isoform X4; its protein translation is MERAVPDFSERQGDGGRALLMPPEPGHETFPAPQGEERRAAFLQDAKKTPETPTLSGTETELEEDAFYSAGELPTMSREGKGPPGVEDPDFFSSLSRQEPDVALEAHDVADEPDPALSGAVPAVAHRTELGPTNEERLEFQQGLYRTDARSALELRNMTVSGGLSWDGDGRQESTLERLSGPKDSKEAAFAGEPRGADPEQLESDSEGPEGGRAAAETTPGPRAAEEKYLRNEPKQLEGLGREHLEKGRRGVQRVDWIPRPNRSPSPPYKEVTKPTDVATNLPFRDQAVREVPPPLPPPVFRKTLNPVLGKSKALEGSSSHRKGLVVDSDVAEVAPLSTAEWMLQKPSLQLGADLAVGKQSWTVNAEDSVERVPLMSLDPAPCSSYDVEMRPYVCSVLLEEQGKEELGQEEDPSVYTCIECSIYFKKKEHLMDHMLQHNRGPGRDQDGDALGGQRQLCCSECGWAFGDPAALEQHRRLHQESREKIIEEIQKLNEFPDEGREARLQCPKCVFGTNSSKIFVQHAKMHVKERKDQGAKSSSGLFGSAGGGESQDGPARGLYKRFRANEHPALPAPAPPHGSAKGLSVCVLCGFPAPNEHILKEHMRYAHSHLSWEAEAYEDDPNQPGTSRDAYSPARPGRFPEAEYFGKADRLFPPAPRESAAHYDPPHGFALAQPRLDRSNGAAKKDYQASGFHARKAAPFTAPHKNLGLSGFPSARAYSQFALQQLKKKAAAQHLEGDGDGLRSHPGGLEELRQKWMLGGDGGSAEEEIPVGTEVDLGESRAPRAVTIPQAALDLKRTFRDTLRATDSSVASEEQQQQLRMMVPLVLLEEVNLHPKAAKRPRGKAFKRKATLPPRDFVMEEPLPLDVLLLDAPLEGPLELDDLLDSDAGMLKNEERKCPYCPDRFHNGIGLANHVRGHLNRVGVSYNVRHFISAEEVKAIEQKFSFQKKKKKGIANFDPSTFSLMRCEFCGAGFDTRAGLSSHARAHLRDFGITNWELTISPINILKELLANSSEHPLLQAALGAEPSSPGRDRDALGAFAPRKSVTPMAPLSPFPPTWGEEPLQPYRDVLAPEEDELVAMEVASPPPIPKKSSAQLDPPPPRIGTKLSPEPPGSKPEPQDTKAQSLTTCEVCGACFETRKGLSSHARSHLRQLGVAESESSGAPIDLLYELVRHKGKADGAPSLIPPLAKKSSASPKDPGAAPRPAALLALAKAERPPEGAVNKAIKSPPGFTKALAQPGSPVLKKVPPALGGSPSPKNPEEKSSKLALSPLPGSPTAAQWPQDEDGPLNLTSGSEPARDIRCEFCGEFFENRKGLSSHARSHLRQMGVTEWSVNGSPIDTLREILRKKSKPCLIKKEPLAPGLEPPKALGEDGMEPKPPAAPAGKVLPGLSLSPLGGRPGKPGGALALTPLGSKNPGAFLAPKRPLPDDRLGPHGESKHKAFGPPELPFKAKALHDKASSEACCELCGLYFENRKALASHARAHLRQFGVTEWCVNGSPIETLREWIRHRPHKAGAYRSYIQGGRPFSKKFRNSGHAREHRGGPLALQPPGVAFLGKGLPGELPHGDPGKVLDGPGERPLVTSPLSLVKLEEHQRSNISKFERRQARPLDAALHRGEEEGAEFQQKLEEPRPPPPRVRPVPSLVPRPPQTSLVKFVGNIYTLKCRFCEVEFQGPLSIQEEWVRHLQRHILDMNFSKADPLRSEAPAPPEPPALAEAQ
- the WIZ gene encoding protein Wiz isoform X6 — its product is MERAVPDFSERQGDGGRALLMPPEPGHETFPAPQGEERRAAFLQDAKKTPETPTLSGTETELEEDAFYSAGELPTMSREGKGPPGVEDPDFFSSLSRQEPDVALEAHDVADEPDPALSGAVPAVAHRTELGPTNEERLEFQQGLYRTDARSALELRNMTVSGGLSWDGDGRQESTLERLSGPKDSKEAAFAGEPRGADPEQLESDSEGPEGGRAAAETTPGPRAAEEKYLRNEPKQLEGLGREHLEKGRRGVQRVDWIPRPNRSPSPPYKEVTKPTDVATNLPFRDQAVREVPPPLPPPVFRKTLNPVLGKSKALEGSSSHRKGLVVDSDVAEVAPLSTAEWMLQKPSLQLGADLAVGKQSWTVNAEDSVERVPLMSLDPAPCSSYDVEMRPYVCSVLLEEQGKEELGQEEDPSVYTCIECSIYFKKKEHLMDHMLQHNRGPGRDQDGDALGGQRQLCCSECGWAFGDPAALEQHRRLHQESREKIIEEIQKLNEFPDEGREARLQCPKCVFGTNSSKIFVQHAKMHVKERKDQGAKSSSGLFGSAGGGESQDGPARGLYKRFRANEHPALPAPAPPHGSAKGLSVCVLCGFPAPNEHILKEHMRYAHSHLSWEAEAYEDDPNQPGTSRDAYSPARPGRFPEAEYFGKADRLFPPAPRESAAHYDPPHGFALAQPRLDRSNGAAKKDYQASGFHARKAAPFTAPHKNLGLSGFPSARAYSQFALQQLKKKAAAQHLEGDGDGLRSHPGGLEELRQKWMLGGDGGSAEEEIPVGTEVDLGESRAPRAVTIPQAALDLKRTFRDTLRATDSSVASEEQQQQLRMMVPLVLLEEVNLHPKAAKRPRGKAFKRKATLPPRDFVMEEPLPLDVLLLDAPLEGPLELDDLLDSDAGMLKNEERKCPYCPDRFHNGIGLANHVRGHLNRVGVSYNVRHFISAEEVKAIEQKFSFQKKKKKGIANFDPSTFSLMRCEFCGAGFDTRAGLSSHARAHLRDFGITNWELTISPINILKELLANSSEHPLLQAALGAEPSSPGRDRDALGAFAPRKSVTPMAPLSPFPPTWGEEPLQPYRDVLAPEEDELVAMEVASPPPIPKKSSAQLDPPPPRIGTKLSPEPPGSKPEPQDTKAQSLTTCEVCGACFETRKGLSSHARSHLRQLGVAESESSGAPIDLLYELVRHKGKADGAPSLIPPLAKKSSASPKDPGAAPRPAALLALAKAERPPEGAVNKAIKSPPGFTKALAQPGSPVLKKVPPALGGSPSPKNPEEKSSKLALSPLPGSPTAAQWPQDEDGPLNLTSGSEPARDIRCEFCGEFFENRKGLSSHARSHLRQMGVTEWYVNGSPIDTLREILKRRRGGNPAGNPTGNPAGPKAVAKSLLGTLGPLEPRGPAELHIPALGKKVPPPGSPPGPSPTSSPPPTARKMFPGLSPPSLQKKLKPEQLRVEIKRELMAGGIHGEPHPSDRTWSPREEMSPLNLSSRADPVRDIRCEFCGEFFENRKGLSSHARSHLRQMGVTEWSVNGSPIDTLREILRKKSKPCLIKKEPLAPGLEPPKALGEDGMEPKPPAAPAGKVLPGLSLSPLGGRPGKPGGALALTPLGSKNPGAFLAPKRPLPDDRLGPHGESKHKAFGPPELPFKAKALHDKASSEACCELCGLYFENHKALALPYPISHIPYPISHLPYPI